One region of Lathamus discolor isolate bLatDis1 chromosome 2, bLatDis1.hap1, whole genome shotgun sequence genomic DNA includes:
- the GDF6 gene encoding growth/differentiation factor 6 gives MNARRALLSAALLASVLWDLPCCLPASLPTASALAASSKGGRGRRVPRSPRENRQRQGGHAVGRAFPRAEPHEYMLSLFRTYSIAEKLGINASFFQSSKSANTITSFVDKGLDDLSPAPLRRQQYVFDVSTLSETEELVGAELRLFRRASRSRPPPAAPLHMQLFPCLSPRPLDSRALDPRAAPAADWEVFDVRQGLREQRPSKRLCLELRASAGRGPPRWLDLRALGFGRRPRPPQERALLVVFTRARRRSLLGELRAELGAPPPAARRPPPRRQRRTAFASRHGKRHGKKSRLRCSKKPLHVNFKELGWDDWIIAPLEYEAHHCEGVCDFPLRSHLEPTNHAIIQTLMNSMDPSSTPPSCCVPTKLTPISILYIDAGNNVVYKQYEDMVVESCGCR, from the exons ATGAATGCACGCCGGGCCCTGCTCTCCGCCGCCTTGCTCGCCAGCGTCCTCTGGGATTTACCTTGCTGCCTCCCGGCTTCCCTCCCCACCGCCTCGGCGCTCGCCGCCTCTTCCAAAGGCGGACGGGGCCGCAGGGTGCCGCGGTCCCCACGGGAGAACCGCCAGCGGCAAGGCGGACACGCCGTGGGCCGGGCGTTCCCACGGGCGGAACCCCACGAGTACATGCTGTCTCTGTTCAGGACTTACTCCATCGCAGAGAAACTGGGCATCAACGCCAGCTTTTTTCAGTCGTCCAAATCCGCCAACACCATCACTAGTTTTGTAGACAAGGGACTAG ACGATCTCTCGCCCGCTCCCTTGAGGCGGCAGCAGTATGTGTTTGATGTATCGACCCTCTCGGAGACGGAGGAGCTGGTGGGGGCCGAGCTGCGGCTCTTCCGCCGGGCCTCCCGCtcccgcccgccgcccgccgccccgtTACACATGCAGCTCTTCCCCTGCCTGTCACCGCGGCCTCTGGACTCCCGCGCCCTGGACCCCCGGGCGGCCCCGGCCGCCGACTGGGAGGTCTTCGACGTGCGGCAGGGCCTGCGGGAGCAGCGGCCGTCGAAGCGGCTGTGCCTGGAGCTGCGGGCCTCGGCGGGCCGCGGGCCGCCGCGCTGGCTGGACCTGCGGGCCCTGGGCTTCGGGCGCCGGCCGCGGCCGCCGCAGGAGCGGGCGCTGCTGGTGGTCTTCACCCGCGCCCGGCGGCGGAGCCTGCTCGGGGAGCTGCGCGCGGAGCTGGGCGCGCCGCCGCCCGCTGCCCGCCGGCCGCCGCCCCGGCGCCAGCGGCGCACCGCCTTCGCCAGCCGGCACGGGAAGCGGCACGGGAAGAAGTCCCGCCTGCGCTGCAGCAAGAAGCCGCTGCACGTCAACTTcaaggagctgggctgggacGACTGGATTATCGCCCCGCTGGAGTACGAGGCCCACCACTGCGAGGGGGTCTGCGACTTCCCGCTGCGCTCCCACCTGGAGCCCACGAACCACGCCATCATTCAGACCCTCATGAACTCCATGGACCCCAGCTCCACCCCCCCCAGCTGCTGCGTCCCCACTAAATTGACTCCCATCAGCATCCTCTACATCGACGCGGGCAACAACGTGGTGTACAAGCAGTACGAGGACATGGTGGTGGAGTCCTGCGGCTGCAGGTAG